A genome region from Bacillota bacterium includes the following:
- a CDS encoding ABC transporter permease subunit, whose protein sequence is MGRLGVLVEKELRQVRWVLWVGLGLTLLVGLSLPYFYRFLSRIAGAGAMLPGLSGEILRQLADFRVYLWANWYGKNLYQNLTVIALVLGAGALAGERARGTLPFLLTLPVSRRQAVAAKVMAGAVVLALCTVIPTLGVWAASPWLGGESAPEGFLLGMPLAWAGSLVVLGVAVLASVFAHDGVRAGVGAGVVCLALAVPGWFRSTFFLSFFWHMKAFAIMAGPGFPWASLLVLLGAALVLFWASTVAVGCRDL, encoded by the coding sequence ATGGGCAGGCTCGGTGTCCTGGTGGAGAAGGAACTGAGGCAGGTCAGGTGGGTGCTCTGGGTGGGGCTGGGGCTGACCCTCCTGGTCGGCCTCTCCCTCCCTTACTTCTACCGGTTCCTCAGCAGGATCGCAGGCGCGGGGGCCATGCTGCCCGGCCTCTCGGGAGAAATCCTGCGGCAGCTGGCGGACTTCCGGGTGTACCTGTGGGCCAACTGGTACGGCAAGAACCTGTACCAGAACCTGACCGTGATCGCCCTGGTGCTGGGGGCGGGCGCTCTGGCCGGCGAGCGGGCTCGGGGGACGCTGCCGTTTCTGCTCACTCTGCCGGTCAGCCGGCGGCAGGCGGTGGCCGCCAAGGTGATGGCGGGCGCGGTGGTGCTTGCCCTATGCACGGTGATCCCTACCCTGGGGGTGTGGGCGGCCTCCCCCTGGCTGGGCGGTGAGAGCGCACCCGAGGGCTTTCTCCTGGGGATGCCCCTGGCCTGGGCCGGTTCTCTGGTGGTGCTGGGTGTGGCAGTGCTTGCCTCGGTGTTTGCGCACGACGGGGTGCGTGCGGGGGTGGGTGCCGGGGTCGTGTGCCTGGCACTGGCGGTGCCGGGGTGGTTCCGTTCGACCTTCTTTCTCTCGTTCTTTTGGCACATGAAGGCGTTTGCCATCATGGCGGGGCCGGGTTTTCCCTGGGCCTCCCTGCTAGTGCTCCTGGGGGCCGCCCTGGTGCTGTTCTGGGCCAGCACTGTGGCGGTGGGCTGCCGGGATCTGTAG
- a CDS encoding ABC transporter ATP-binding protein → MSEYAVWTEGLRKCFGRTVGVDGIDLRVPRGSIFGFLGPNGAGKTTTIRLLLGLLRPDAGRFAVLGREGPPSPEVLARVGYVPEIPALYPGLTAGELVSLCRRLYRRWDQALVDRYLDLFRLPRNRKVSGFSRGMKGQLALVLALAPRPDLLVLDEPTAGLDPLARKHFLQAVLAEATATGQTVFLSSHLLEDVERVADTLAMIRDGRLVLHRSMDEVKTGEKKVRVVFQGQAPPWLDQVPGVRRVGREGAAFLITVAGDVPSVLERLRTVPLFALEVIDLSLEQVFEEYATAPEE, encoded by the coding sequence GTGAGCGAGTACGCGGTCTGGACCGAGGGCCTGCGCAAGTGCTTCGGAAGGACCGTGGGCGTTGACGGCATTGACCTGCGGGTGCCACGGGGCAGCATCTTCGGGTTCCTGGGGCCAAATGGCGCTGGGAAAACCACCACCATCCGATTGTTGCTGGGTCTTCTGCGTCCAGACGCGGGCAGGTTTGCCGTGCTCGGCCGCGAGGGACCTCCCTCGCCCGAGGTGCTGGCCCGGGTGGGGTACGTCCCCGAGATCCCGGCCCTCTACCCCGGACTCACCGCAGGTGAACTGGTCTCCCTGTGCAGGCGGCTGTACCGCAGGTGGGATCAGGCCCTGGTGGACCGCTACCTCGATCTTTTCCGGCTGCCCCGCAACCGCAAGGTGAGCGGCTTCTCCCGGGGGATGAAGGGCCAGCTCGCGCTCGTGCTGGCCCTGGCGCCGCGCCCGGACCTGCTGGTGCTGGATGAACCCACCGCGGGCCTGGACCCCCTCGCCCGCAAGCATTTCTTGCAGGCGGTCCTGGCAGAGGCCACCGCCACCGGCCAGACCGTGTTCCTCTCTTCGCACCTGCTGGAGGACGTGGAGCGGGTGGCCGATACGTTGGCCATGATCAGGGACGGTCGCCTGGTGTTGCACAGGTCCATGGACGAGGTCAAGACCGGGGAGAAGAAGGTGCGCGTTGTGTTCCAGGGTCAGGCACCTCCCTGGCTGGACCAGGTACCCGGGGTGAGGCGGGTGGGACGGGAGGGCGCGGCCTTCCTGATCACCGTGGCTGGGGACGTGCCCTCCGTGCTGGAGCGCCTGCGCACGGTGCCCCTGTTCGCCCTGGAGGTGATCGACCTCTCCCTGGAGCAGGTCTTCGAGGAATACGCGACCGCACCCGAGGAGTAG
- a CDS encoding GntR family transcriptional regulator produces the protein MVYLHVDPRSPVPIYLQLVEEVKKAVAYGALAVGDQLPSVRELSVRLALNPNTVAHAYQELERLGVVVTQRGRGTFVAPQAADQARRERRARVSALVRRLVDESRSLGLPDDELRRLVERELSGQEGASQDGT, from the coding sequence GTGGTTTACTTGCACGTGGATCCCCGCAGCCCCGTTCCCATCTACCTGCAGCTGGTGGAAGAGGTCAAGAAGGCGGTTGCCTACGGCGCCCTGGCGGTCGGGGACCAGCTGCCCTCCGTGCGGGAACTGTCGGTCCGGCTTGCCCTCAACCCCAACACGGTGGCCCATGCCTACCAGGAACTTGAGAGACTGGGCGTCGTGGTCACCCAGCGGGGCCGGGGGACATTCGTGGCTCCGCAGGCGGCGGACCAGGCCCGCCGGGAACGGCGGGCGCGGGTGTCCGCGCTGGTGCGCAGGCTGGTGGACGAGTCCCGGTCCCTGGGGTTGCCGGATGACGAGTTGCGCCGCCTGGTTGAGCGTGAGTTGTCGGGCCAAGAAGGGGCGTCGCAGGACGGGACGTAG
- the thiE gene encoding thiamine phosphate synthase translates to MKAELRKRLLLYVIVDRAFAAGRGEEEIVAAAARGGATAIQLRSKELTARQLYLTGLSLRRLTREMGLLFIVNDRVDVALAVDADGVHLGREDLPLEAARRLMGRRKIIGVSVDTVEEAERARRGGADYLGAGPVFATTSKCDAGPAMGPDGLRSICRAVRIPLVGIGGVNVHNARRVLEAGAAGVAVISAVVSAPDVTAAAAALRSALA, encoded by the coding sequence GTGAAGGCCGAGCTACGCAAGCGCTTGCTGTTGTATGTGATTGTGGACCGGGCTTTCGCCGCGGGGCGCGGCGAGGAGGAAATCGTGGCCGCGGCCGCCCGTGGTGGCGCCACCGCCATCCAGTTGCGGAGCAAGGAACTCACGGCCCGCCAGCTTTACCTTACGGGGCTCTCGCTGCGCAGGCTGACGCGCGAGATGGGCCTGCTCTTCATCGTCAACGACCGGGTGGACGTGGCCCTGGCGGTGGACGCCGACGGGGTGCACCTGGGGCGGGAAGACCTTCCCCTGGAGGCGGCCCGGCGCCTCATGGGGCGCAGGAAGATCATCGGCGTGTCCGTGGATACCGTGGAGGAGGCCGAACGGGCGCGGCGGGGTGGGGCCGACTACCTGGGGGCGGGTCCCGTCTTCGCCACCACCAGCAAGTGCGATGCCGGCCCCGCCATGGGGCCGGACGGGCTGCGCTCGATCTGCCGGGCCGTCCGCATCCCGTTGGTGGGCATCGGCGGGGTGAACGTCCACAACGCCCGTCGGGTGCTAGAGGCCGGGGCGGCTGGCGTGGCCGTCATCTCGGCGGTGGTGTCGGCGCCGGATGTAACCGCCGCCGCCGCGGCCCTGCGCTCCGCCCTCGCCTGA
- the thiD gene encoding bifunctional hydroxymethylpyrimidine kinase/phosphomethylpyrimidine kinase, with amino-acid sequence MPRVLTIAGSDSGGGAGIQADLKTFTVLGTYGMSAITAITAQNTLGVQGVHVLPVHMVVMQMDSVLSDLGTDAAKTGMLATAEIVTAVAETLSRHHVKSLVVDPVMRSKSGHALLDEQAHRAVVERLLPLATVVTPNAHEAAALSGVDLLAEAAHPAHRDEAVREVARRIHAMGPRYVVVKGGHLPGRADDLVFDGRSFFVLESERIATPHTHGTGCTFSAAVAAYLARGLDAEAALRAGKEFITRAIAAAFPLGHGIGPVHHLAGAPRGQPTTGQASEG; translated from the coding sequence TTGCCGCGTGTCCTCACCATTGCGGGATCGGATTCGGGGGGTGGGGCCGGCATCCAGGCCGACCTCAAGACTTTCACTGTGCTTGGCACCTACGGGATGAGCGCCATCACCGCCATCACCGCCCAGAACACCCTGGGTGTGCAGGGTGTGCACGTGCTCCCGGTGCACATGGTCGTCATGCAGATGGACTCGGTGCTCTCCGACCTGGGCACCGACGCCGCCAAGACGGGGATGCTCGCCACCGCCGAGATCGTGACTGCGGTCGCGGAGACCCTGTCTCGTCATCATGTGAAGAGTCTGGTCGTGGACCCGGTCATGCGCTCGAAGTCGGGACACGCTCTGCTGGACGAGCAGGCCCACCGGGCTGTGGTGGAGAGACTGCTCCCCCTGGCCACCGTCGTCACGCCCAACGCCCACGAGGCGGCGGCCCTGTCCGGGGTCGACCTGCTGGCGGAGGCCGCCCATCCGGCGCACCGGGACGAGGCGGTGCGCGAGGTGGCCCGGCGCATCCACGCCATGGGTCCCCGCTACGTGGTGGTGAAGGGTGGTCACCTGCCGGGCCGGGCGGACGACCTGGTGTTCGATGGAAGGAGCTTCTTTGTTCTGGAGTCGGAGCGCATCGCCACGCCGCACACCCACGGCACCGGCTGCACCTTCTCCGCCGCCGTGGCCGCCTACCTGGCTCGCGGCCTCGATGCGGAGGCGGCGCTGCGGGCGGGCAAGGAGTTCATCACCCGGGCCATAGCCGCCGCCTTCCCGCTGGGCCACGGCATCGGCCCCGTCCACCACCTGGCGGGTGCCCCCCGCGGGCAACCGACCACGGGGCAAGCCAGCGAAGGCTGA
- a CDS encoding amidohydrolase family protein, whose amino-acid sequence MSSYTVIRAGSLIDGSGADPVSPAVVVIRDDRVVAAGRPDEVEYPPDSLVYDAGGRTVMPGLIDSHVHIAGSGEASWMETVKYTIPYTTLRAAVNARATLEAGITAIRDAGAGWGIDVGLKRAINEGRIPGPRMVVSGPGLSITGGHGDPANGWPPEVVFRAREMSVVDSPDQARRAARTHLRDGADCIKLLATGGVLSEGDLPTSRGLTIEEMRAAIEEAHNLGKKTLAHAQGSTGIRNAILAGIDSIEHGCYLTEEIIEMMLARGVFLVPTLSAVHHIVERGAEAGIPPYAVEKARRMQEDHFRSFRMALEAGVRIAMGTDAATPFNYHGDNALELELMVKAGMTPVQAIVAATARGAELLGLETGVLAPGRLADLLVVDGNPLEDISCLQHRGRILLMMKGGEVQVNRGLRPAA is encoded by the coding sequence GTGAGCAGCTACACGGTAATAAGGGCAGGCTCGCTCATCGACGGAAGCGGCGCTGATCCGGTATCGCCCGCGGTGGTGGTGATCCGGGACGACCGGGTGGTGGCGGCGGGCAGACCGGATGAAGTTGAGTATCCCCCCGACAGCCTGGTGTACGACGCCGGAGGCCGGACGGTGATGCCGGGCCTCATCGACAGCCACGTGCACATAGCCGGTTCCGGAGAGGCAAGCTGGATGGAAACCGTCAAGTATACCATTCCTTACACCACGTTGCGGGCGGCGGTGAACGCTCGCGCCACCCTGGAGGCGGGTATTACCGCCATCCGGGATGCCGGGGCGGGCTGGGGGATCGACGTGGGTCTCAAGCGGGCCATCAATGAGGGGCGGATACCGGGGCCGCGTATGGTGGTGAGCGGGCCCGGTCTCTCCATCACGGGAGGCCACGGCGATCCCGCCAACGGCTGGCCTCCCGAAGTGGTATTCCGCGCGAGGGAGATGTCGGTGGTCGATTCTCCCGACCAGGCCCGTCGGGCCGCCCGTACCCACCTGCGAGACGGTGCCGACTGCATCAAGCTCCTGGCTACGGGTGGCGTGCTGTCCGAGGGGGACCTGCCCACCAGCCGGGGCCTCACCATAGAGGAGATGCGGGCAGCCATCGAGGAGGCTCACAACCTGGGCAAGAAGACCCTGGCCCATGCCCAGGGTAGTACGGGAATCAGGAATGCCATCCTGGCCGGGATCGACTCCATCGAGCACGGTTGCTACCTCACGGAAGAGATCATCGAGATGATGCTGGCCCGGGGCGTCTTTCTCGTCCCCACCCTTTCGGCGGTGCACCACATCGTGGAGCGGGGGGCGGAGGCCGGCATCCCGCCCTACGCCGTGGAGAAGGCCCGGCGCATGCAGGAGGACCACTTCCGCAGCTTCCGCATGGCGCTGGAGGCGGGGGTCAGGATCGCCATGGGGACGGACGCCGCCACTCCCTTCAACTATCACGGTGATAACGCCCTGGAGCTGGAACTCATGGTGAAGGCGGGCATGACCCCTGTGCAGGCCATCGTGGCCGCCACCGCCCGCGGGGCGGAACTGCTCGGCCTGGAGACGGGCGTGCTTGCGCCCGGCAGGCTGGCCGACCTGCTGGTGGTGGACGGCAATCCCCTGGAAGACATCTCCTGCCTGCAGCACAGGGGTCGCATACTGTTGATGATGAAGGGCGGCGAGGTCCAGGTGAACCGGGGTCTTCGCCCGGCGGCCTGA
- a CDS encoding metallopeptidase family protein translates to MWTLRRFRREASRLLAGIPSPLLEDLNGGVIVVPGVGQRPGDPPGVYLLGEYRVDPGLGRMIVLYYGSFRRVPGDAPWAQVVEELRRTIRHELRHHAEHRAGLADLEVEDEWQRRRWREQLHGNKGRLAHRRKRR, encoded by the coding sequence ATGTGGACACTGCGCCGTTTTCGCCGGGAAGCGTCCCGGCTGCTGGCCGGAATTCCTTCCCCCCTGCTGGAAGACCTCAACGGGGGCGTGATCGTGGTGCCGGGGGTGGGGCAGCGGCCCGGCGACCCACCAGGGGTCTATCTTCTGGGCGAGTACCGGGTCGACCCGGGCCTGGGTCGCATGATAGTGCTGTACTACGGTTCCTTCCGGCGGGTCCCGGGGGATGCGCCCTGGGCGCAGGTGGTGGAAGAGTTGCGGCGCACCATCCGCCACGAGCTGCGGCATCACGCCGAGCACCGGGCAGGTCTGGCCGACCTCGAGGTGGAAGACGAGTGGCAGAGGAGGCGATGGCGTGAGCAGCTACACGGTAATAAGGGCAGGCTCGCTCATCGACGGAAGCGGCGCTGA
- a CDS encoding macro domain-containing protein, giving the protein MEEERKRVEVRGTLLRLVEDDITGLEVDAIVNAANSHLWMGGGVAGAIKRKGGVEIEKEAVSKGPIPVGEAVVTGAGNLKARYVIHAAVMGRDLVTDADKIRAATRSALERARELGIGSVAFPALGTGVGGFSMEEAARIMLETTRDWIGAAGAINEVVFCLYGQQAYTVFAATLQRMFPA; this is encoded by the coding sequence ATGGAAGAAGAACGGAAGCGGGTCGAGGTCCGTGGAACGTTGTTGCGGCTGGTGGAGGATGACATCACGGGTCTGGAAGTGGACGCCATCGTCAACGCTGCCAACAGCCACCTTTGGATGGGCGGGGGAGTGGCGGGCGCCATCAAACGCAAGGGCGGGGTGGAAATCGAGAAAGAGGCCGTCAGCAAGGGGCCCATCCCGGTGGGAGAGGCTGTCGTGACCGGGGCCGGCAATCTCAAGGCGCGCTACGTGATCCACGCGGCCGTGATGGGGCGGGATCTGGTGACGGACGCCGACAAGATCAGGGCGGCCACCCGCAGCGCCCTGGAGCGGGCCCGAGAGCTGGGCATCGGTAGCGTGGCATTCCCCGCCCTGGGCACCGGGGTGGGCGGGTTCTCCATGGAAGAGGCAGCCCGCATCATGCTGGAAACCACCCGCGACTGGATAGGGGCGGCTGGCGCCATCAACGAAGTGGTTTTCTGCCTTTACGGACAGCAGGCATACACCGTTTTCGCCGCTACCCTGCAGAGGATGTTCCCCGCGTGA
- the murJ gene encoding murein biosynthesis integral membrane protein MurJ — protein MAGSVGSKILGFVRESCLAAVFGASAATDAYLVASTVPNLIVGVVVGAIATTFIPIYTRERQRDRAASARLISDMFLLLAGVGMLAGVAVVIGARPLCRFLAPDFPAATFDLAARTALYLSPLPVLLGLNALATSLLQSHYRFTGPALAGICQNVALIAAIVTLGRWWGITGVAAGLVLGTAAQWVALAPGMRGIALRPPGLPWRNPGVMRTLSLALPLLAGGVVGQVAPVMQRVLASGLPEGSLSALNYATLLSGLPTGLTVAALGTVLYPAFSRHTAQGDLEGVRSLLARGINLSVLVMSPVTMGCLILSTPLVRLAFERGAFDAADTAATSAAFWMLAWSMLAVVCSDLWRRAFYALQDTGYPTVVGVLGMLVSVGLSLVLVRPLAQAGLAAAVTVTNLVTGAMLLLRLRGRLGHLGGRQMLDRVGKAGLASGTMGAAVWLADRLSLEWMAAHGVPVGSALVEAARLAALVGGAVLLYLGILWLLGVPEMRQAAGLGRRTVRAVWRRLRLRPGTASPE, from the coding sequence GTGGCCGGGAGCGTGGGGAGCAAGATCCTGGGGTTCGTCAGGGAGTCCTGCCTGGCGGCTGTGTTCGGTGCCAGCGCCGCCACTGACGCGTATCTGGTGGCCTCCACCGTCCCCAACCTCATCGTGGGGGTGGTGGTGGGAGCCATTGCCACCACCTTCATTCCCATTTACACACGGGAGCGCCAGCGAGACCGGGCTGCCTCTGCCCGCCTGATAAGTGACATGTTCCTCCTCCTGGCCGGAGTGGGCATGCTGGCCGGGGTGGCCGTGGTGATCGGGGCCCGGCCCCTGTGCCGGTTTCTCGCGCCCGACTTCCCGGCCGCCACCTTCGACCTGGCCGCCCGCACCGCCCTGTACCTCTCACCGCTGCCGGTCCTGCTCGGGCTGAACGCCCTCGCCACCAGCCTGCTGCAGTCCCACTACCGGTTCACCGGTCCCGCCCTGGCGGGCATCTGCCAGAACGTGGCCCTCATAGCCGCTATCGTCACTCTGGGGCGCTGGTGGGGCATCACCGGCGTGGCGGCCGGGCTGGTGCTGGGGACAGCCGCCCAGTGGGTGGCGCTAGCGCCCGGCATGCGGGGGATCGCCCTGCGGCCTCCCGGCCTCCCCTGGCGCAACCCCGGCGTGATGCGTACGCTTTCCCTGGCCCTGCCCCTGCTGGCGGGCGGGGTGGTCGGGCAGGTGGCCCCGGTCATGCAGCGAGTGCTGGCATCGGGGCTCCCCGAGGGAAGCCTCTCTGCTCTCAACTACGCCACCCTGCTCAGCGGCCTTCCCACCGGGCTCACCGTAGCTGCCCTGGGGACGGTGCTCTACCCCGCGTTTTCCCGCCACACCGCGCAGGGCGACCTGGAGGGCGTCCGTTCCCTCCTCGCCCGTGGCATCAACCTGTCGGTGCTGGTGATGTCGCCGGTAACGATGGGGTGCCTGATCCTGAGTACCCCCCTGGTCAGGCTGGCCTTCGAAAGAGGGGCCTTCGACGCCGCCGACACCGCCGCCACCTCGGCAGCCTTCTGGATGCTGGCCTGGTCCATGCTGGCCGTGGTGTGCAGCGATCTCTGGCGACGGGCGTTCTACGCCCTGCAGGACACCGGATACCCAACGGTGGTGGGCGTCCTGGGGATGCTCGTGTCGGTGGGGTTGAGCCTCGTGCTGGTGCGTCCCCTCGCGCAGGCCGGGCTGGCCGCCGCCGTAACGGTCACCAACCTGGTCACGGGGGCGATGCTGCTTTTGCGTCTGCGAGGTCGACTGGGGCACCTGGGGGGCAGGCAGATGCTGGACCGGGTCGGCAAGGCCGGGCTGGCTTCGGGAACCATGGGAGCGGCGGTCTGGCTGGCCGATCGCCTGAGCCTGGAGTGGATGGCCGCCCACGGCGTACCCGTGGGCTCGGCCCTGGTGGAGGCGGCCCGCCTGGCCGCCCTGGTGGGTGGGGCCGTCCTGCTCTACCTGGGCATCCTGTGGCTGCTGGGCGTTCCGGAGATGCGCCAGGCCGCCGGCCTGGGCCGCCGCACTGTCCGGGCTGTCTGGCGCCGCCTCAGGCTCCGGCCGGGAACAGCCTCGCCGGAGTAG
- a CDS encoding NAD-dependent epimerase/dehydratase family protein, whose product MGKRVLVTGGAGFIGSHLVEALLARGHQVAVVDNLSTGRRENVPSGADFQAVDIGDPVRAGEVFERFRPEIVYHLAAQTSVRRSTGDPAGDASTNVVGSINVLDASVRTGVEKVVYASSGGAIYGEPDGLPVREDHPVRPLSPYGLSKYVVELYLRLYRDNHGLRYSVLRYPNVYGPRQDPYGEAGVVAIFSRTLLAGERPVIFGDGRQTRDYVYVADVVEASLLCLERGGDGVYNLGWGREVSVLELLASLQEVLGTDVPPRYDPPRPGEVSRICLDASRAKEELGWQPTTPLAEGLRLTARWVAQAG is encoded by the coding sequence TTGGGCAAGCGCGTACTGGTTACAGGCGGGGCCGGGTTCATCGGTTCCCACCTGGTGGAGGCCTTGCTGGCGCGGGGTCATCAGGTGGCGGTGGTAGACAACCTGTCCACCGGCCGCCGCGAGAACGTGCCTTCAGGGGCAGATTTCCAGGCCGTGGACATCGGCGACCCCGTGCGTGCGGGCGAGGTGTTCGAACGCTTCCGGCCCGAGATCGTCTACCACCTGGCCGCCCAGACCAGCGTGCGGCGCTCGACCGGGGATCCCGCCGGGGATGCCAGCACGAACGTGGTGGGCAGCATCAACGTGCTGGACGCGTCGGTGCGCACCGGGGTCGAGAAGGTGGTATACGCCTCGTCGGGGGGAGCGATTTACGGGGAGCCCGATGGCCTCCCCGTGCGGGAAGATCATCCGGTGCGGCCCCTTTCGCCGTATGGTCTCTCCAAGTACGTGGTCGAGCTGTACCTGCGCCTCTACCGGGACAACCACGGTCTGCGCTACAGCGTCCTCCGCTATCCCAACGTGTACGGGCCCCGGCAGGACCCTTACGGGGAGGCGGGGGTGGTGGCCATCTTCAGCCGCACCCTCCTGGCGGGCGAGCGTCCCGTCATATTCGGGGACGGTCGCCAGACCCGGGACTATGTGTACGTGGCCGATGTGGTGGAAGCCAGCCTGCTCTGCCTGGAGCGCGGGGGCGACGGCGTGTACAACCTGGGGTGGGGCAGGGAGGTCTCGGTGCTCGAGTTGCTCGCCAGCCTGCAGGAGGTGCTGGGCACGGACGTCCCCCCCAGGTACGACCCGCCCCGGCCCGGTGAGGTCAGCCGCATCTGTCTGGATGCTTCCCGGGCAAAAGAAGAACTGGGCTGGCAGCCCACCACCCCGCTGGCCGAAGGGTTGCGCCTCACCGCCCGCTGGGTGGCCCAGGCCGGATAG
- a CDS encoding pyruvate kinase alpha/beta domain-containing protein gives MYFETTGPDHTERTVSLCLDRARELDVRHIVVASNQGVTAQEFIRQARQRGLQLYRAVPGSDGAAVPQGMLNLVVVTHQVGFREPGTDEMPAEVRRALTAEGARVLTTTHLFSGVDRAITKEFGGLYPGQIVAHALYMFSQGVKVAVEVAVMALDAGLIPYGQEVIAVGGTSRGGDSAVVMLPAHSRRFFETKILEILCKPRDPGD, from the coding sequence TTGTACTTCGAGACGACCGGACCAGACCACACGGAGCGGACGGTCTCCCTCTGCCTGGACCGGGCCCGGGAGCTGGACGTTCGCCACATCGTGGTGGCCTCCAATCAGGGGGTCACCGCGCAGGAGTTCATCCGCCAGGCCCGCCAGCGCGGCCTGCAGCTATATCGCGCCGTGCCGGGCTCGGACGGGGCGGCCGTTCCCCAGGGCATGCTCAACCTGGTGGTGGTCACCCACCAGGTGGGATTCCGTGAGCCTGGGACGGACGAGATGCCTGCGGAGGTGCGCCGGGCCCTCACGGCCGAGGGCGCGCGCGTGCTCACCACCACCCACCTCTTCTCCGGCGTCGACCGCGCCATCACCAAGGAGTTCGGCGGCCTGTACCCCGGCCAGATAGTGGCCCACGCTCTCTACATGTTTTCTCAGGGGGTGAAGGTGGCCGTCGAGGTGGCGGTCATGGCCCTGGATGCCGGCCTCATCCCGTATGGCCAGGAGGTCATCGCCGTAGGGGGCACCAGCCGGGGTGGCGACAGCGCCGTGGTGATGCTCCCCGCCCACTCCCGTCGCTTCTTCGAGACCAAGATCCTCGAGATCCTCTGCAAACCCCGCGACCCCGGCGACTGA
- a CDS encoding (Fe-S)-binding protein yields MKSLSQAAEQVVRCNKCGFCQEVCPTYKVTGQEFAVARGRNRLMRLVVDGRITLERDPELREYLYTCLLCGACTVVCPPGVPTDKLVAAARADLTGGQGLPLLYRTALQGVLRSPRRLAVPMTLLRLYQNSGLRWVARHTGLLNLLGTLGRVEGMLPGIPPFSLRARLSAPGALVYATPAERLGSAPRKRVAYFLGCVTDNLFPPVGEALIGVLERNGYQVVVPDNMCCGVAHRAYGDLAAAEELARQNVAILAGTGAELVVTDCATCAHTLREYADLLADDPRYGAAAGELSGKVREVSRLLVEEGFEEPPGTLEETVTYHDPCHLGRGMGVRAQPRQILRSIPGLEFRELPEADWCCGGAGSYNVTHHGLSVRILERKMENFRQTGARLLATSCPSCLLQLGFGLRRAGLGARAVHPVQLLWQSYRNGG; encoded by the coding sequence ATGAAGAGCCTGTCACAGGCGGCCGAGCAGGTGGTGCGCTGCAACAAGTGTGGCTTCTGCCAGGAGGTCTGCCCCACCTACAAGGTGACCGGGCAGGAGTTCGCCGTGGCGCGGGGACGCAACCGCCTCATGCGGCTGGTGGTCGACGGGCGAATCACCCTGGAGCGGGACCCGGAACTCAGGGAGTACCTGTATACGTGCCTGCTGTGCGGCGCCTGCACCGTGGTATGCCCGCCCGGGGTGCCCACCGACAAGTTGGTGGCCGCCGCCCGGGCCGACCTCACCGGCGGGCAGGGGTTGCCCTTGCTTTACCGGACGGCCCTGCAGGGTGTCCTGCGCAGCCCCCGCCGGCTGGCGGTCCCCATGACGCTCCTGCGCCTGTACCAGAACTCCGGCCTGCGCTGGGTGGCGCGACATACCGGCCTCCTCAACCTGCTCGGTACCCTCGGGCGGGTGGAGGGCATGCTGCCCGGCATCCCGCCGTTCTCCCTGCGCGCCCGCCTCAGCGCGCCGGGTGCTCTGGTGTACGCCACGCCGGCCGAACGGCTCGGGTCGGCGCCGCGCAAACGGGTGGCCTACTTCCTGGGATGCGTCACCGACAACCTTTTCCCGCCCGTGGGGGAGGCCCTCATCGGTGTCCTGGAGCGCAACGGCTACCAGGTGGTGGTGCCGGACAACATGTGCTGCGGGGTGGCGCACCGGGCGTACGGTGACCTGGCGGCGGCCGAGGAGTTGGCCCGCCAGAACGTGGCCATCCTGGCCGGAACCGGGGCGGAGCTGGTGGTGACCGATTGCGCCACCTGTGCCCACACGCTGCGAGAGTACGCCGACCTGCTGGCCGACGACCCTCGCTACGGCGCGGCTGCGGGCGAGCTATCCGGCAAGGTCCGCGAGGTGAGCCGGCTGCTGGTGGAGGAGGGTTTTGAGGAGCCTCCGGGGACGCTGGAAGAGACCGTCACCTACCATGACCCCTGCCACCTGGGTCGCGGCATGGGTGTACGGGCCCAACCCCGCCAGATCCTGCGCAGCATCCCTGGCCTGGAGTTCCGGGAGCTGCCGGAGGCGGACTGGTGCTGCGGGGGGGCGGGCTCGTACAACGTCACCCATCACGGGCTCTCCGTGCGCATCCTGGAGCGGAAGATGGAGAACTTCCGGCAGACGGGTGCCCGGTTGCTGGCCACGTCGTGCCCATCCTGCCTCCTGCAATTGGGGTTCGGGCTGCGGCGGGCCGGCCTGGGGGCGCGGGCGGTCCATCCCGTGCAACTGCTGTGGCAATCCTACCGGAACGGAGGTTGA